In one window of Streptomyces sp. FXJ1.172 DNA:
- a CDS encoding Na+/H+ antiporter, with translation MRSVGTVLALVVLATLVATFARRWRIPAPSLLVVAGLAVALLPGTPQITVSPQIIGLVVLPPLLYASAEEMPWRELRAVWKPVGILAIGLVLASAAAVGAVAAFVSPLSWQMAFVLGAVLASTDPVAVTALGRRLALPPRVQVLVQAESLFNDATSLVLVRVAAGIAVASAAAHWDSAGGEFFLLAGGGTVIGAAVAGVITLIRRRTEDPVLETVTALVTPYAAYLLAEVAHTSGVTSCVVAGVILGGRGDRLTNARIRLQLHAVYGTVVFLLESVVFSLIGLALPSQVRALAHGDRAWPLYALAVAATLIAVRLLWLAPLSAVVQRKGGISRLNWRIPVVLTWAGTRGVMPLAAALSIPEVMKDGTALEGRPLVLVLTTSVVVVTLVVQGFTLAPVVRASGIALEPAHTAREEARARARLAHAGLARLEELAELEAVSDVVLDRLRRGLNARLEDARDRLAEGGGADGTAHESADLVYRQLRRDLIAVETTELQRLYDEHRISDTTRRRLQRSLDLEEARLTDV, from the coding sequence ATGCGCAGCGTCGGTACGGTTCTCGCCCTCGTGGTCCTCGCCACACTGGTCGCCACCTTCGCCCGCCGGTGGCGCATTCCGGCGCCCTCGCTGCTGGTGGTCGCCGGTCTCGCCGTGGCCCTGCTGCCCGGCACCCCGCAGATCACGGTCAGCCCCCAGATCATCGGCCTCGTCGTGCTGCCCCCGCTGCTGTACGCGAGCGCCGAGGAAATGCCCTGGCGGGAGCTGCGCGCGGTGTGGAAACCGGTCGGGATCCTCGCGATCGGGCTGGTGCTCGCCTCGGCGGCGGCCGTCGGCGCGGTGGCGGCGTTCGTGAGCCCGCTGTCCTGGCAGATGGCGTTCGTGCTGGGCGCGGTGCTGGCGAGCACCGACCCGGTGGCCGTCACCGCGCTCGGCCGCCGGCTCGCGCTGCCGCCCCGGGTGCAGGTCCTCGTGCAGGCGGAGAGCCTGTTCAACGACGCGACCTCACTGGTGCTGGTCCGGGTGGCGGCGGGCATCGCGGTGGCCTCGGCCGCCGCCCACTGGGACTCCGCGGGCGGTGAGTTCTTCCTGCTCGCGGGCGGCGGCACGGTGATCGGCGCGGCGGTCGCGGGGGTGATCACCCTGATCCGGCGCCGCACCGAGGACCCGGTCCTGGAGACGGTGACCGCGCTGGTCACCCCGTACGCCGCCTACCTCCTGGCGGAGGTCGCGCACACCTCCGGCGTGACCTCGTGCGTGGTCGCCGGGGTGATCCTCGGCGGCCGGGGCGACCGCCTCACCAACGCCCGCATAAGGCTCCAGCTGCACGCCGTCTACGGCACGGTCGTGTTCCTGCTGGAGAGCGTGGTGTTCAGCCTCATAGGGCTGGCCCTGCCCTCGCAGGTACGGGCGCTGGCCCACGGCGACCGGGCCTGGCCGCTGTACGCCCTCGCCGTCGCCGCCACACTGATCGCCGTACGGCTGCTGTGGCTCGCACCGCTGTCGGCGGTCGTGCAGCGCAAGGGCGGGATCAGCCGGCTGAACTGGCGGATCCCGGTGGTGCTGACCTGGGCCGGCACCCGGGGGGTGATGCCGCTGGCCGCCGCGCTGTCCATCCCCGAGGTCATGAAGGACGGCACGGCGCTCGAGGGCCGGCCACTGGTGCTCGTCCTGACCACCTCGGTCGTGGTCGTCACGCTGGTCGTGCAGGGCTTCACCCTGGCCCCGGTCGTCCGCGCCTCCGGCATCGCCCTGGAGCCCGCCCACACCGCCCGCGAGGAGGCCCGGGCCCGCGCCCGCCTGGCCCACGCCGGCCTCGCCCGCCTCGAAGAGCTGGCCGAGCTGGAGGCCGTGTCCGACGTCGTCCTGGACCGGCTCCGCCGGGGCCTGAACGCCCGCCTGGAGGACGCCCGCGACCGGCTCGCCGAGGGCGGCGGAGCGGACGGTACGGCGCACGAGTCGGCCGACCTCGTCTACCGGCAGCTGCGGCGGGACCTGATAGCGGTGGAGACGACGGAACTGCAGCGGCTGTACGACGAGCACCGGATCAGCGACACCACGCGGCGGCGGCTCCAGCGGTCACTGGATCTGGAGGAGGCACGGCTGACGGACGTCTGA
- a CDS encoding NAD(+) synthase, producing the protein MSFWSIYQHGFARVAACTGHTVIADPPANAASVLRHARRCAEEGVAVAVFPELCLSGYAIDDLLLQDAMLDEVESALATVVAGSAGLLPVLAVGAPLRHRGRIYNCAVLVHRGRILGVVPKSYPPNYREFYERRQIAGGDDERGGTIRLGGAEVPFGVDLLFAAQDVPGLVLHTEICEDMWVPVPPSAEAALAGATVLLNLSGSPITVGRAEDRKLLCRSASERCHAAYVYAAAGLGESTTDLSWDGQTLIYENGVLLAETERFPLGEQYAVADVDLDLLRQERQRMGTFDDNRRTHAARTGDFRTVSFELAPPATADLGLRRRVERFPFVPADADRLALDCYEAYNIQVAGLQQRLASIGGPKVVIGVSGGLDSTHALIVAARAMDRAGRPRSDILAFTLPGFATSDHTKDNAHKLMRALGVTAAELDITPTARLMLKEMGHPFASGEPVYDVTFENVQAGLRTDYLFRLANQRGGIVLGTGDLSELALGWCTYGVGDQMSHYNVNSGVPKTLIQHLIRWVVSSGQFDDETGKVLAAILDTEISPELVPGEEMQSTESKIGPYALHDFTLYHVLRYGFRPSKIAFLAWHAWHDEEAGAWPPGFPEAERGSYDLPQIRRWLEVFVRRFFGFSQFKRSAMPNGPKVSAGGALSPRGDWRAPSDGTAQAWLRELDRFDLTEPTGR; encoded by the coding sequence TTGAGCTTCTGGTCGATCTATCAGCACGGCTTCGCGCGTGTCGCCGCCTGCACCGGCCACACCGTCATCGCCGACCCGCCCGCCAACGCCGCCTCCGTCCTGCGTCATGCGCGCCGGTGCGCCGAGGAGGGCGTGGCCGTCGCCGTGTTCCCGGAGCTGTGCCTGTCCGGATACGCGATCGACGACCTGCTGCTCCAGGACGCCATGCTGGACGAGGTCGAGTCGGCGCTCGCCACCGTGGTCGCCGGGTCCGCCGGCCTGCTGCCGGTGCTGGCCGTCGGCGCCCCGCTGCGCCACCGCGGCCGGATCTACAACTGCGCGGTGCTGGTGCACCGCGGCCGGATCCTGGGCGTCGTACCGAAGTCGTACCCGCCGAACTACCGCGAGTTCTACGAGCGCCGCCAGATCGCGGGCGGCGACGACGAGCGCGGCGGAACGATTCGGCTCGGCGGCGCCGAGGTCCCCTTCGGCGTGGACCTGCTCTTCGCCGCGCAGGACGTCCCCGGGCTCGTGCTGCACACCGAGATCTGCGAGGACATGTGGGTCCCGGTGCCGCCCAGCGCGGAGGCCGCCCTGGCCGGCGCGACCGTCCTGCTCAACCTCTCCGGCAGCCCGATCACGGTCGGCCGCGCCGAGGACCGCAAGCTGCTGTGCCGCTCGGCGTCCGAGCGCTGCCACGCCGCCTACGTCTACGCGGCGGCCGGTCTCGGCGAGTCGACCACCGACCTGTCCTGGGACGGGCAGACCCTGATCTACGAGAACGGGGTGCTGCTGGCCGAGACCGAGCGCTTCCCGCTCGGCGAGCAGTACGCGGTCGCCGACGTCGACCTCGACCTGCTGCGCCAGGAGCGGCAGCGGATGGGCACCTTCGACGACAACCGCCGCACCCACGCCGCCCGCACCGGCGACTTCCGCACGGTCTCCTTCGAGCTGGCCCCGCCGGCCACCGCCGACCTGGGCCTGCGCCGCCGCGTGGAGCGCTTCCCGTTCGTGCCCGCCGACGCCGACCGGCTCGCCCTGGACTGCTACGAGGCGTACAACATCCAGGTCGCCGGGCTCCAGCAGCGCCTCGCGTCGATCGGTGGCCCCAAGGTCGTCATCGGCGTCTCCGGCGGGCTCGACTCCACCCACGCGCTGATCGTCGCCGCCCGCGCGATGGACCGCGCCGGCCGCCCGCGCAGCGACATCCTGGCCTTCACCCTGCCCGGCTTCGCCACCAGCGACCACACCAAGGACAACGCCCACAAGCTGATGCGCGCCCTCGGCGTCACCGCGGCCGAGCTGGACATCACGCCGACCGCGCGGCTGATGCTGAAGGAGATGGGCCACCCCTTCGCCTCCGGCGAGCCGGTGTACGACGTCACCTTCGAGAACGTCCAGGCGGGCCTGCGCACCGACTACCTGTTCCGGCTGGCCAACCAGCGCGGCGGCATCGTGCTCGGCACCGGCGACCTCTCCGAACTGGCACTGGGCTGGTGCACCTACGGCGTCGGCGACCAGATGAGCCACTACAACGTCAACTCCGGCGTGCCCAAGACCCTGATCCAGCACCTGATCCGGTGGGTCGTCAGCAGCGGCCAGTTCGACGACGAGACCGGCAAGGTCCTCGCCGCGATCCTCGACACGGAGATCAGCCCCGAGCTGGTGCCGGGCGAGGAGATGCAGTCCACCGAGTCGAAGATCGGCCCGTACGCGCTGCACGACTTCACCCTCTACCACGTGCTGCGCTACGGCTTCCGCCCGTCGAAGATCGCCTTCCTCGCCTGGCACGCCTGGCACGACGAGGAGGCCGGTGCCTGGCCGCCCGGCTTCCCGGAGGCCGAGCGCGGCTCGTACGACCTGCCCCAGATCCGCCGCTGGCTGGAGGTCTTCGTCCGCCGGTTCTTCGGCTTCTCCCAGTTCAAGCGGTCCGCGATGCCGAACGGCCCGAAGGTCTCGGCGGGCGGCGCGCTCTCGCCCCGCGGCGACTGGCGGGCCCCGTCGGACGGCACGGCCCAGGCATGGCTGCGGGAGCTGGACCGCTTCGACCTGACGGAGCCCACGGGGCGGTAG
- a CDS encoding permease produces the protein MAITEDAPPGAEVGTEPGAEGRRLSSPLVLTLTLLLAVLAQSPIRGLLGTPLMQSWMTVFVAVTVQALPFLVLGVLLSAAIAVFVPPSFFARALPRRPALAVPVAGVAGAILPGCECASVPVAGALVRRGVTPAAALAFLLSAPAINPIVLTATAVAFPRDPEMVLGRFAGSLLVACAMGWLWQRLGRTDWLRPPVHGAHEGATKGEAFWNSVRHDTVHAGGFLVLGAMAAATLKAATPAEWLRTAAGNPLVSVLALAVLAVLLSICSEADAFVAASLTQFSLTAKLVFLVVGPMIDLKLFAMQAGTFGRGFALRFAPATFVMAVAGAVVTGAVLL, from the coding sequence GTGGCCATCACCGAAGACGCACCGCCCGGCGCGGAGGTCGGCACCGAGCCCGGTGCGGAGGGCCGGCGGCTCAGCTCCCCGCTCGTGCTCACGCTGACGCTGCTGCTCGCGGTGCTCGCCCAGTCCCCCATCCGCGGGCTGCTCGGCACCCCGCTGATGCAGAGCTGGATGACGGTGTTCGTCGCGGTGACCGTGCAGGCGCTGCCCTTCCTGGTGCTCGGGGTGCTGCTGTCGGCGGCGATCGCGGTGTTCGTGCCGCCGTCCTTCTTCGCCCGCGCCCTGCCGCGCCGCCCCGCCCTCGCCGTTCCCGTGGCCGGGGTCGCGGGGGCGATCCTGCCGGGCTGCGAGTGCGCGTCGGTGCCGGTGGCGGGCGCGCTGGTGCGCAGGGGCGTCACCCCGGCCGCGGCCCTCGCCTTCCTGCTCTCCGCCCCCGCGATCAACCCGATCGTGCTGACCGCCACCGCCGTCGCCTTCCCCCGGGACCCGGAGATGGTCCTCGGCCGGTTCGCCGGGAGCCTGCTGGTGGCGTGCGCGATGGGCTGGCTGTGGCAGCGGCTGGGCCGCACCGACTGGCTGCGCCCGCCGGTCCACGGCGCGCACGAGGGCGCGACGAAGGGGGAGGCGTTCTGGAACTCGGTGCGGCACGACACCGTGCACGCCGGCGGCTTCCTGGTGCTCGGCGCGATGGCGGCGGCCACGCTGAAGGCGGCGACCCCGGCGGAGTGGCTGCGTACGGCGGCCGGAAACCCGCTGGTCTCCGTCCTGGCCCTCGCCGTGCTGGCCGTGCTGCTGTCCATCTGCTCGGAGGCGGACGCGTTCGTCGCGGCCTCCCTCACCCAGTTCTCCCTGACGGCCAAGCTGGTGTTCCTGGTGGTGGGTCCGATGATCGACCTCAAGCTGTTCGCGATGCAGGCCGGCACCTTCGGCCGCGGCTTCGCCCTCCGTTTCGCCCCCGCCACCTTCGTGATGGCCGTCGCGGGCGCGGTCGTGACCGGGGCGGTGCTGCTGTGA
- a CDS encoding TIGR03943 family putative permease subunit has product MNRQAQAAVMFLLGAALLHAGGTDLYLRYVKAGLQPLLLASGVVLIAAALATVWYERKRHRSRTHTHAHPEGHPDSHSEGHPGGHSEDHSEAHAHPEPRISWLLLLPLLALILIAPPALGSYSALRSGTALQKPYGLRALPGGSGPVPLSVVDYASRAAYGQGRSLGARPVRVTGFLALDGSGAPYLVRMALNCCAADAQPVKIALTGQLPPVLRPDAWLEVTGTYTPRLSRDPVNNGPIPYLKVTSARPVPVPHDPYDETWNN; this is encoded by the coding sequence GTGAACCGGCAGGCCCAGGCGGCGGTGATGTTCCTGCTCGGTGCCGCCCTGCTGCACGCGGGCGGCACCGACCTGTACCTGCGCTACGTCAAGGCGGGGCTGCAGCCCCTGCTGCTGGCCTCGGGCGTGGTGCTGATCGCGGCTGCGCTGGCGACCGTGTGGTACGAGCGCAAGCGCCACCGCTCCCGGACACACACCCACGCACACCCCGAGGGTCACCCCGACAGCCACTCCGAGGGTCACCCCGGGGGACACTCCGAGGATCACTCCGAGGCCCACGCCCACCCCGAGCCCCGTATCTCCTGGCTCCTGCTGCTCCCCCTCCTCGCGCTCATCCTCATCGCCCCGCCCGCCCTCGGCTCCTACAGCGCCCTGCGCTCGGGTACGGCGCTGCAGAAGCCGTACGGCCTCAGGGCGTTGCCCGGCGGCAGCGGTCCGGTCCCGCTGTCCGTGGTCGACTACGCCTCCCGTGCGGCCTACGGCCAGGGCCGCTCCCTCGGCGCACGGCCGGTCCGCGTCACCGGCTTCCTCGCGCTGGACGGCTCGGGCGCGCCCTACCTGGTGCGCATGGCCCTCAACTGCTGTGCCGCGGACGCCCAGCCGGTCAAGATCGCGCTGACCGGGCAGCTGCCGCCGGTGCTGCGGCCGGACGCCTGGCTCGAGGTCACCGGCACCTACACCCCCCGGCTGTCCCGCGACCCGGTCAACAACGGACCGATCCCCTATCTGAAGGTCACCTCGGCACGGCCGGTCCCGGTGCCGCACGACCCGTACGACGAGACCTGGAACAACTGA